The DNA window CTGAAGAAATGTCATTACCTGCTGATCGCACAATTGCGTTAGCGTCACATGCAACAACTGCTTTTGTGCAACATCCCCGCTAAGGCAATCCGGTGCCATCTTACAACTCAGGCAGGCTTTGGCAGCAATAGGGTCATAAACCAAGCCATTGTCGATCATGCTTTCGCGGCTACGTAACAACAAAGGTTTCAATAAATGATTGGGAACTTGATGCTTGGGCTGAGACATGGCATTTCCTACGCCAATAGACATGATGGACACATAATTAAATGATAATGAATATCAATTACACTAGCAAGCAAAGATGCATACCGCCTGAGAGGAAATGTGAAATGGAGTCAGATGGAAATTTAAAGATGATAAATACAACAGCCCGGAAAAATCCGGGCTGTTGCTAAAAAGCTTACATCCAGTCTGTATTACGGATAATACCGACCGCCAGCCCTTCAATCGTCAGGTGCTGAGAGGTTAGATCCACCTGAATCGGTGCAAACTCGTCATTCTCAGCATGCAGTAATACCGTAGAGCCTTTACGTTCTAGGCGCTTTACTGTCACATCGTCGTCTACACGGGCAACAACAACCTGACCATCACGTACATCTTGAGTTTTATGAACAGCCAGCAAGTCACCGTCCATAATGCCGATGTCTTTCATACTTTCGCCATTTACACGCAGTAAGAAATCAGCTTGTGGTTTAAACATCCCCGGATCAACCTGGTAATGCGCTTCTACATGCTCCTGAGCCAGAATAGGCTCACCCGCAGCAACCTGACCAATCAGAGGCAGTCCCTGATCATCATTTGCTGCGTCTTCGAGCAGGATACGAATCCCGCGGGACGCACCCGGAATAATTTCAATCGCTTGCTTACGAGCAAGTGCTTTAAGGTGTTCCTCTGCAGCATTTGCAGAGCGGAAGCCAAGCTCACGCGCAATCTCTGCACGAGTTGGTGGCATTCCGGTGTCCTCGATTTTACTTTTGATCAAATCGAAGACTTGTTGTTGGCGTGGCGTTAACGGCTTCATGTCTCACCTGTCTTTTTATACAGTTAACTGTGAGTATATCCAGTAAATGGTTAAATGGAAACCCAATTGGTTGTTTTTTAATTTATTTACTTCGCTTTCTGAAACCAGCCATAATCCTGAACACCAAAATCCTATGAAACAGGCCTTATAAGGCTTGCCAAAATACGGGAATCACTAAGGTGTTCGGCTATTTTCTGCTCAATAAAATTAAAAGGTTTGACCAGTTTCTGGTATCCTTGCTGCGCTTTAAATTTATTGCCTAGGCTTATTTCTATTGCTGTACTCATTTTCTTAACGGAATGGGCCATGCGGACACAGAAATAAGCTGAGGCCTGTTTGAATACCTATCGAGGCTGTGAACTTTATGTCTTCTGGACAATCATTTTCACGTTCATTACTAAAACTACCTTTATCGGTACTGGTAAAGGGCACCACAATCCCATCGAATCCGATTGAAGATCTCAATATTGACCCGACAAAGCCGATTGTGTATGCCTTGCCGTTCCACTCGAACGTGGATTTGCTGACACTGCAAAAACAAGCCATGAGTCTTGGTCTGCCAGACCCGCTTACTCCACTGGAAATTAATGGCAAAACTCTGAACCGTTTCGTCTTTATTGCCGCTCGTCCAGCCATGATGGGAAATAGTAACGACGTCTTAACCGATTCTAACTCCCTGTTTGCCGAGTTATTAGAATTACACAAGCTCGATAGCGAACTTGATGTACAGATGATCCCAGTGACCGTACTGTGGGGACGCAAACCCGGCAAGGAAGAGAGCAGTAAACCTTACCTCCAGCCGATGAACGGCCTGCAAAAAGCTAAAGCGGTCATCGCTTCAGGCCGTGACTGCCTGGTGCGCTTCAGCCCAGTAGTCTCACTACGATATATGGCGGATTCTCATGGTACTGACAGCGCCATTGCACACAAGCTGGCACGTGTAGCTCGTATCCACTTCTCACGCCAGAAGCTGGCTGCATCAGGGCCCAACCTCCCACAGCGCCACGTTCTGTTTGCTCGTTTAATGAAATCACCGGCTATTGAGCAAGCGATCGCCGATGAAGCGAAGAGTAAGAACATCTCAATTGAGAAAGCGCGTAAAGAAGCTCACGACATCATGGACGAAATCGCCGCGAACTTCTCTTATGGTCTGGTAAAAAGAGGTGACCGTGTTCTCGGCTGGTTATGGAACAAGCTGTACCAGGGGCTGCACATCAACAATGCTTCAACTGTACGACGTTTAGCCCAAGACGGTCACGAAATTGTCTATGTACCGTGTCACCGCAGTCACATGGATTACCTGCTGCTCTCTTACGTTCTCTACAATGAAGGTATGGTGCCACCGCACATTGCAGCCGGTATTAACCTCAACTTCTTCCCTGCCGGCCCTATATTCCGCCGTGGTGGTGCTTTCTTTATCCGCCGCAGTTTTAAAGGCAACAAGCTATATTCAACTATCTTCCGCGAATATCTAGCCGAGCTTTTCGCTAAAGGTTATTCGGTGGAATACTTCAGTGAAGGTGGACGTTCCCGTACCGGCCGTTTGCTGCAAGCTAAAACCGGCATGCTGGCAATGACG is part of the Vibrio sp. B1FLJ16 genome and encodes:
- the lexA gene encoding transcriptional repressor LexA; amino-acid sequence: MKPLTPRQQQVFDLIKSKIEDTGMPPTRAEIARELGFRSANAAEEHLKALARKQAIEIIPGASRGIRILLEDAANDDQGLPLIGQVAAGEPILAQEHVEAHYQVDPGMFKPQADFLLRVNGESMKDIGIMDGDLLAVHKTQDVRDGQVVVARVDDDVTVKRLERKGSTVLLHAENDEFAPIQVDLTSQHLTIEGLAVGIIRNTDWM
- the plsB gene encoding glycerol-3-phosphate 1-O-acyltransferase PlsB, yielding MSSGQSFSRSLLKLPLSVLVKGTTIPSNPIEDLNIDPTKPIVYALPFHSNVDLLTLQKQAMSLGLPDPLTPLEINGKTLNRFVFIAARPAMMGNSNDVLTDSNSLFAELLELHKLDSELDVQMIPVTVLWGRKPGKEESSKPYLQPMNGLQKAKAVIASGRDCLVRFSPVVSLRYMADSHGTDSAIAHKLARVARIHFSRQKLAASGPNLPQRHVLFARLMKSPAIEQAIADEAKSKNISIEKARKEAHDIMDEIAANFSYGLVKRGDRVLGWLWNKLYQGLHINNASTVRRLAQDGHEIVYVPCHRSHMDYLLLSYVLYNEGMVPPHIAAGINLNFFPAGPIFRRGGAFFIRRSFKGNKLYSTIFREYLAELFAKGYSVEYFSEGGRSRTGRLLQAKTGMLAMTIQAMLRGLNRPVTLVPVYIGYEHVMEVSTYAKELRGKRKEKENASLVLRTLRKLRNFGLGYVNFGEPIQLNQYLNEHAPEWTKDIDPMGSTKPQWMNPVVNGLANKMMTHINDAAAANALTLCATALLASRQRALSRDSLISQLECYLKLLKGNPYSSTSTIPSESAEELVDHAISLDKFVIETDTMGDIISLDRNQSILMTYYRNNIIHLFALPSLIAQMIIRQRNLTVEKVQQNVAQIYPFLKKELFLSYEEEDLNALVEKTLNQFAEQNMISLDGNKLEFNQSNNQTLVLLGRTINETLQRYSIAMNLLVAYPELGKSDLEQKSQDIAQRLGRLHGINAPEFFDKGVFSAMFSTLKQQAYLDNDGNCDTEKTEQFAKLLYVLLYPEVKLTIEESIHQLQE